From the genome of Hemiscyllium ocellatum isolate sHemOce1 chromosome 6, sHemOce1.pat.X.cur, whole genome shotgun sequence:
AAGCTTAATTTTAATCTATGATTTGAACTGATCATGCAATACTTTAGAACAATCTGCAAATTGTGTGTAAAATATAGTATCAAAATTCTAGAACCTTTGAAAAGGGCCACCACATCTCTGTTCTTGAATTCAACAGCAGCATCTACTGACCgaatatttggaaaaatatatcTGATTGGGACAGCTGTCACATCTTGACGTTGATAATGTTTCCGCCAAACGATTCTAAGCAATAAGAAGGTTTATTTAATTActaaaaacaattttttaaaatccagaaTCTATACAGGTACAATGTAATGTAGTCATTGGTAATCAAATCTACCAAAATATCAGCACTGAGGCTaacctgaaatttaaaaaaagcctACAGTGCAATTTACAAACATAACCATCAATCTTAAAATACAGAACATTTTAGTAGCAACTGTTTGGAAATAAGCCTGTAATTCAAACCTGCTTTGTACGATTGGATGCGAATGCTGTGCAGTTTTTATAGATCTAATCTCAGAAAATCAATTCCATCAAGatcctgaagtgttggaggctgagtggtgaccttatagagacctgtaaaatcatgagggacatggattgggtgataattgagaggaaaaagattttaaaaagacctgagGTGTgaggttttacacagagggtgttatgtgtGTGGAAAAAGCacccagacgaagtggtggaggtgggtacaattaaaacatttaaaaggcatttgatggggatatgaataggaagggtttggaggagtatgggccaaatgctgccaaaggAATTaggtcaggttgggatatctagtttgGTGCAGaccaagttggaccaaagaatctgttttcGGGCTGTGTGACTATTGCATAATTACATAGTGTATTTGTAATTTGCAGTACTGGTCTCCTCTAAAATTTGATCATggcatcacagaattgttatggtggaGAGGGAGataattcagcccattgtatctgcaGAGGCTCCCTGAGCATATTGGCTTAGTTTAATTCTTCTGTCTTTTTCCAGTAATGCTGCATTTAACACCTCCTCGAGCTCCTCAATTAAACCTGCCCCCACCCTATCACACTTCAACGCAATGCATTCCAAACTCTCACAATCTGCTCTGTGGAAAAGCTTCTCATCTTGCATTTGGTTCTTTTGCAAAGTGCTTTAAAATTGTGCCCTCTGAGTCTCAAATGTTTCTCAGCCTTTCCCTCTCCATGTAAAAGAATCCCAACTCCttaaatctatcctcataactgaaaatAGTCCTCTTGCACTCAGCTGCTGATAATTTGCCAGTGCTTCTGTCTATTTTACTCAGAATGAGATTCCATGATGCAATCAGATATTTTCCCTTATTCACCATATCTTGTTACAGGAATATCTCATGTTTGCTTGCTGTCTCTCTGGATAATCTCATCTGAAGTTAGAAATGCATAACAAATGTTAAATTTTGCTATTTTCCTTTGGTGCAATGGATCAACACATACTAAATCATAGTGTTAGTTATATAATAactaaataaatgatcaaatatTTTAAGCATTAATAACATTAGTGTAATAGCTACAATAAATATATTCAAAACTGTTCATACCCATTCTTAAAGAACCAAAGTTCTCCACGTAAACTAGTAACTGCATCAAATGACAATTGGGGATTACACTTGTCCGGAGTTTTTGTTGGATGAGGTGGTTTAGGCTGTGGTTGTGTTGGTCTTGGATTTTGACGAGCTCCTAAAGTACAGCAGGAGAATTTAAAGTATTTGGTAAATAAGAAGaattataaattttaaaagtaattaAGGTAAATTTACGTTTGAAGCAAATAAAGAATTCTAAACTCTATGGATACCTATTACTGAGAAATAGTTTCAGAAATGTAAGATAAATTGGAGAAAAAGCAAAGGGATGGGGCTGAATGGAAAATGAGGAGAAACCTGCAGGATGTATTGTAAGAATTCTTTCTATGATGTAAAATTTTATTATTGTTATAATAATTTGGAAATTACTTGTAAAATGCAAGAATCATGCAGCATTTTAAATGCAATATAAGTAATATTAATCTCATGAAATAGTTCCGAGAGTCTATCACATTTATTTAGAAAGATTTACTGATATCCATCTaatccccatagtgtggaaacaggccattcggcctaatgagtccacactgaccctccgaagagtacaaaccttattgagttctttgagaaggtgaccaaacaagtggctGAGGGTCAAGgatttgatgtggtgtatatggatttcagtaaggaatTTGAtcagttccccacagtaggctattgcacaaaatgcagagacatgagattcagggtgatttagtggtttgtatcagaaattggctagctgaaagaagtcagagggtggtggttgatgggaaatgttcatcttagaATTCAATTccaagtggtgtaccacaaggatctgttttgtggcctctgctgtttgtcatttttataaatgacctggatgagggcgcggaaggatgggttagtaaatttgtggatgacactaaggtcataAACCTTCTCAGTACCCTTCTTTgggctggcacagtggctcagtcgttagcactgctgcctcacagcaccagggacctgggttccattcccacctgggatgactgtctgtgtggagtttgcatgttctccccatgtcttcgtgggcttcctccgggtgctcctgtttcctctcacaatccaaagatgtgcaggctaggtgaattggccatgctaaattgcccaaagtgagGGATAAaaaaaggggaatgggtctggatgtgttactctttggagggttggtgtggacttgttgggcctgtctccatgctgtcaggaatctattctaatcaccctctccaaagcatccacatccttttggtaatgtggagaccagaactgtacacagtattccaaatgtggccgaaccaatgtcttgtacaattttaacataacctgccagctcatatactcaataccccgtctgatgaaggcgagcataccatatgccttcttgaccactctatccacccgcgcagcaaccttcaggatacaatgaacctgaactcccagatttctctgctcGTCAACTttccccaaggctcttctgtttacagtatagttcgttctagaattagacttcccaaaatgcatcacctcacatttgcctggatcgaactccatctgtcacttctccgcccaactctccagtctatctatatcctcctgtattctttgacagtcccttatgatttctgctactccaccaatcttcgatTCATCTGTAAACtaactgatcagaccaacaatgccctctgccagatcatttatgtatatcacaaacaacagtggccccagcactgacccctgtggaacaccactggtcacctttctccattttgagaaactcccttcaactactactctctgtctcctgttactcaACCAGTCCTTTACCCACCTAGCCAGAACACCCTgcaccccatgtgacttcactatctccatttgtttaccatgaggaaccttattaaactccttactaaagtccatgtatatgacatctcgagcccttccttcatctatcaacctggtcacttcctcaaagtactCTATTAccttggtaaggcatgatcttcccccacacaaaaccatgttgctatcactgataagcccattcttttccaaatataattagattttatccctcagcaccttctccagcaacATTCCCACCACTAACTGTAATTAGCTGGAATATCCCTAATACTCTTCTTGAATGggaggacaacatgagcaaccctccagtcctctggcacctcctctgtatttaaggatgctacaaagatatctgtcagggccccatttcctctctcacctccctcagcaacctcaggacgtggaagctttggaaaggattcagaagagatttactaagatgttgcctggtatggagggaaggtcttatgagggaaggctgagggacttgaggctgtctttgttagagagaagaaggttgagaggtggcttacttgagacatataagataatcagagggttacataggggggacagtgagagcctttttcctctgatggtgatggctagcacgagggtaCATAGccataaattgaggggtgatggatataggacagatgtcagaggtagtttcttgactcagaaagtagtaagggtatggaacactctgcctgtaacagtagtagactcttcgagtaaaaaatgaggtctgcagatgctggagatcacagctgcaaatgtgttgctggtcaaagcacagcaggttaggcagcatctcaggaatagagaattcgacgtttcgagcataagcccttcatcaggaataagagagagagccaagcaggctgagataaaaggtagggaggagggactagggggaggggcgatggaggtgggataggtggaaggaggtcaaggtgagggtgataggccggagtggggtgggggcggagaggtcaggaagaggattgcaggttaggagggcggtgctgagttgagggaaccgactgagacaaggtggggggaggggaaatgaggaagctggagaaatctgaattcataccttgtggttggagggttcccaggcggaagatgaggcgctcctcctccagctgtcgtgtagttgtgttctgccggtggaggagtccaaggacctgcatgtcctcggtggagtgggagggggagttaaagtgttgagccacggggtgattgggttggttggttcgggcggcccagaggtgttctctgaagcgttccgcaagtaagcggccaggagaaccaattccaacaccgcacagcccagatggcctccttcttcaaggaccgcagattccccccagacgtgatcgacgatgccctccaccgcatctcctccacttcccgctcctccgcccttgagccccgctcctccaaccgccaccaagacagaaccccactggttctcacctaccaccccaccaacctgcgcatacaacgtattatcggccgccatttccgccacctccaaacggaccccaccaccaaggatatatttccctcccctcccctatcagcgttctgcaaggaccactcccttcgtgactcccttgtcagatccacaccccccaccaacccaacctccacccccggcaccttcccctgcaaccgcaggaaatgtaaaacttgcgcccacacctccacactcactaccctccaaggccccaagggatccttccatatccgccacaagttcacctgtacctccacacacatcatctattgcatccgctgcacccgatgtggcctcctctatattggtgagacaggccgcttacttgcggaacgcttcagagaacacctctgggccgcccgaaccaaccaacccaatcaccccgtggctcaacactttaactccccctcccactccaccgaggacatgcaggtccttggactcctccaccggcagaacacaactacacgacggctggaggaggagcgcctcatcttccgcctgggaaccctccaaccacaaggtatgaattcagatttctccagcttcctcatttcccctccccccaccttgtctcagtcggttccctcaactcagcaccgccctcctaacctgcaatcctcttcctgacctctccgcccccaccccactccggcctatcaccctcaccttgacctccttccacctatcccacctccatcgcccctccccctagtccctcctccctaccttttatctcagcctgcttggctctctctcttattcctgatgaagggcttatgctcgaaacgtcgaattctctattcctgagatgctgcctaacctgctgtgctttgaccagcaacacatttgcaacagtagtagactcaccaactttaagggcatttcaatggtcattgggtaggcatatgggtgagaatggaacagtgtaggttaggtgggcttcaggttagtttcacaggtcggcacaatgtcgggggccgaagggcctgtactgtgctgtaatgttctacattctatataGTTCAGTGAGCACAATGTTCAACTTACCGTACAAAACCTGGATGCCTCTCACGTCGTCCCTTGAGAGACGATACGTGTCGATGCTTTGATAGGAATCGGGGTTGTAGGTGGGAAACATCAAAGCGGATCTATCTTTTGAATGACCCAGTCCGAGAGAATGGCCGAACTCATGGGCAGCGACAATGAACAAGTTAATTCCTGCGAACATGGTGAAGCGACACAGATTGATGAAGCTTAAACAAAACGCTAGCTATGAACGGTTTGGAAATGAGAAATGAGTGAAGAATATGCATTGTAAGAACTATTCCATGAGCACCTCCCGAAACCAATTTAACATTTGTCGttttaaatttgaattaaaattaCAAAATGCCAGCGCCTCGTCATTTTTCACCGTCCATGTGATGGGTCAGTGCATGAACAGTTAGATATACTCTCGGTTGAACCCTCTCCCATTTCAGTCCTGGGAAACTCCTCACCAAATCTTGACAACGTCCACCTTTCATCTTCATCAAAGTGAGCATCGCCGCCGATATTGGGTCCAGGAGCAAAAGCGTGCGCTAAAACACCGCCCTCTCCATCGAAGGCGTAAGGGTCCCCATGATCTAGGAGTAAACAGCACCCAAACATtaaacagcaggaaggaaaataaaacaggagGAAGCAAACGGAATTGCTGAACTCACTGCGACTTGCGAACGAAATCCTGATGTCAGCTTCTCCCGAGTAGAGCCTGACAAAGGTCAGGGGAGTGACATCGCCCCAGAGCTGGAAAGCCAGGGTGATCACAGTGTCCACCTCCCGCTTGGTCAGCTTGGACGTATACTTTTCAATTCTAGCCGGGAAGAAGGAGGTGGATAAGTAGTTGCTTTGTAAACGCTTGTTTTCACTTGCTAGCTGCTGATGTGagcctgacccccccccccccccgcaatagCTACCtgtaggtgatggtgttcctcAGCCAGCGCCGCCTCCCCGGGAAGAAACTGTACCGCTGGACATCCGGCAGCCCACAGCGGGGCTTGGCCATCTCTGCCAGCGTCTCCCGGCTCAGGGTGCCTGTTACCTGCAGACCAAAGAATTCTTGCATTTCTTCGATCTTCTTCGTTAATCCGTCGTTGCCTTTTCTCAAAGCGGTCTCTGTCAGGTTGTAAAATCTCTGCAGGTATTTCTAGTtcgaaaaggaaaacaaagtttatttcAAAGCTGAATGAAAATTTTCTCCCTTTATTTCAAATTCAACGAAATTGAGTTTTTAGTTTCGTTGATTTTAATGCACGATGAATGTTTTATATATTATctttatatatatgtatatatatatatagtgcaTCGATATATGCATTCGCTGGTGGTATATATTATACccgacattggttccagtcctgtTCGCTAACTGGTTCCGTGGTGGAACTCAGCGGAAGGGCTAGACACACTGAGAGATAAACAAATACAAAAGGAACGACAATCTTCATGGAGGTCATCTTTCCGTTGGAGAAGACTCGTCATGGGCTGAGTCTCTGAATTGCCCGGGTTTTATAGGCAGTTGATGAGGAATCTTGCACAATCCTAGCGTGTCTGACAGGGGGAGAATGACCAACATTTCTGTCAACCGGTTGCAGTGATATCACCAACATCTCGGAGCTGGAGGCGTTACACACACTCGTTTTGTTGTGCACTTTATATTTAGACAAAGAAATAACAGAAGTATGAAACACGCGAAGGGAGAGTCTCCCACATATTACGTAATAAAACAGAACATTTTCTTAAAGTTAGGGAAGATGACCTTTGACTGTTGTAGCTGAGTGGAAAGTTTGGAAGGAAGATTTGCTTGTGAACGAAGttgaattttaaaaaccacttCCTCAGATTGGTCTGTTCCTGTGCCTATTTCTTATGGTATCAATGCACAACTATGTTGTTAGGAAAAGCGACCAGCCAAATCTCCTGTTATATTTGCCAAACAGCTAACATCTAGTCATTGGGAGAACTCTTCTTCACTTCCATGGGAGGATCATCTTAGGTGTTTCCTGTAAAGTTTCAACCAGATTTTCAgtcaaagtttgtttctttccatTTTTCAGAAAACAGTGCAGAGTGTCCAAAGGCTGTAAGCTGAAAGGGAAATAGATTTTGAATTATCAAGAAAATAAAAATCTAACTTGACATAGCAGCACTATATGTGTTCAGTTCAGCAACTCTGCACTAGCTTTAATGGGGTGgcaatgaataaaaaatgtccATTATTTCATtagttttttaaaatcaaaattgaaTTCACAATAATCTTTCAGTCGATGTAATGGCTCTATTCCCCAATGTGGAGCAGCTTCATCTCTTAACTCCATATAGAAAGTCTATTATTTTCTCTCTGATCATTAATGGCATGGCAAAAATAGGCCCATACATCATCTGGCATGATATTTTTTgcctgaaactcttcagccctgTACTGTATTTATATATTACTAATGTATTGTTAATTTTTTTGCATCTACATTGATCTTCAATAAActaattggttaaaaaaaaagctccaaatggtatagagcatagaacatagaacagtacagcataaaatcatgaggtaagACTAAAAGTATAGGGCTTAATTCTCTTATTTTTTGCAAAGTATTTTTTAAGCAAAATTCATGACACCTGATGCCTACAGCGTCTTCAGCTCATAAATGTACAACCAGCCTCTTTGCACATGGGTATgagaaaggtaaaaacaaggactgcagatgctggaaaccagattctagattagagtgatgctggaaaagcatcagttcaggcagcatccgaggagcaggaaaatcaacattttgggcaaaagcctttcttcaggaatattcctgCTTGTTGCAGCTGGGACTTTGCAATGTTCATGTTGCTAGTGGCATAACAAGCTAAGAAATGACCTTCACACTGCGCTGCTGCACCACTACCCTGAGGtaatgatttgatttaatttattattgtcacaaagTTGATGGCATGGTAAACAGTGAAGATGGTTTCTaacattacaaagggatcttgatcaaatgggtcaacaAGTGGAAAAATGGTAGATGgggttcaatctggataaatgtgagatattgcattttggtacaacaccaatggtaggacttatacaattaatggtagggccttgggtctTGTTGTAGAACAGTGGGACCTATGGGTgcaggtacatatttctttgaagtttgcatcatatgtGGATAGGCtggttaagaagatgtttagcaCACCTGCCTTCATTGCcttctgagtataggagttgggacacatgttgaggttgtactggTTATTGatgaggcatcttctggaatattgtgtttggtTTTGGTCGctgagttataggaaggatatgattaaactggagagggttcagaagagatttacgaggatgttgccgggtatggaaggtttgagttataaagacaggctggataggctgggacttttttcactggagcacaggaggttgagaggtgaccttttaaaAGTTTATAAGATATAAGTAGAGTTAATCAtagttgtctttttcctaggatgggggattttaagacCACGGGCaattttttaaggtgaaaggagagaaatttaaagacatgaattttacacagagggtggttcatgtttggaatgaatCTCCTGAGGAAGGAATGAGCATagttacagttacaatgtttaaatacatgaataggaaaggtttggagggatatgggccaggagcaggcaggtgggactagattagtgtGGGATTAtgattgacatggactggttagactgaaggatctgtttctgcgcAGTATGAGTCTTTGACTcgatgtacctaggtacagtaaaAAGTTTTGATTTGTGTGAGGTACAGGCAGATCATTACATACAAAGATCATAGAATGAttaaacagagtgaggaatacaacaTTACGCTGCAAAGTAGTTTTACAAGAAgcagatcaacattagatttgacaTTTtcgaggtccattcagaagtgaaaagcatagaacatagaacaatacaacgcagaacaggccctttggtcctccatATTGTGCCAATTTaggaactaatctaagcccatccccccacactatcccatcatcatccatgtgcttatttgaggattgtttaaatctccctaatgtggctgagttaactacatgggcaggtagggcattccacgcccttacactctgagtaaagaacctgcctctgacatctgtcttaaatctatcacccctcaatgtgtAGTTGTGCCCCTTCGTACaggctgacgtcatcatcctcagaaaaagactctcactgtctaccctatccaatcctctgatcatcttgtatgtctctgtcaaatccccccttagcttCTTCTTTCCAATCAAAAcagactcaagtctctcagcctttcctcataagagcttccctccagaccaggcaacatcctggtaaacctcctctgcaccttttccaatgctttcacatacttcctgtaatggagtgaccagaactgtacacagtagcattttgtatagttgcagcatgacattacagctctggaactcaatccgtctaccaatgaaacctaacatactgtataccttcttaacagcactatccacctgggtggcaactttcagggatctatgtacatggactccaagatccctctgcacatccacactaccaagaatctttccactgacccagtactctgccatcctgttattcttcccaaagtgcatcacctcacatttatctacattgaactccatttgccacctctcagctcaactctgcagtttatccaagtccccctgcaacctgtaacattcttccacactgtccatcactctattgactttagtatcatctgcaaacttactaacccatccacctatgaccgcgtctaagtcatttataaaaatgacaaacagcagtggtcccaaaacagatccttgtgccacaccactagtaactggactccaggctgaacattttccatcaagcaccacttgctgccttttttcagaaagccagtttctaatccaaactgctaaatcacccttaatcccatgcctctgcattttctctgacagctgaccatgtggaaccttatcaaaggctttcctgATAGGGATTATGGGGAAGAAGCTATAATTGAACCTATCTGTACATGTATTTAAGCTTTTGTGTCTCCTACCTTATGGAAGAGATTGGGAGGGATTACAACTGGGGTGGAaagggtctttgataatgttagctgccttcctgaggcagtgtcagtaatACTTGGGTCTGGGCATTTGTAGACTCTTCAGACATGCAAGTAGGGTTAAGAAAACATTGTTAGTAATTTTAAAAGACTTAGAATTCAGGTTTAAAAGTGCAGAATGATTATAAGAAATGTGAGAGTAAGACCTGCTTAGAGCTGACAATGAGTCACCCTGTGTCAGTGCCATTGAATCCAATAGCTCAGAAAGGTTGGTTAGCTCTTCAGTTCACCAA
Proteins encoded in this window:
- the LOC132816339 gene encoding collagenase 3-like, encoding MTSMKIVVPFVFVYLSVCLALPLSSTTEPVSEQDWNQCRKYLQRFYNLTETALRKGNDGLTKKIEEMQEFFGLQVTGTLSRETLAEMAKPRCGLPDVQRYSFFPGRRRWLRNTITYRIEKYTSKLTKREVDTVITLAFQLWGDVTPLTFVRLYSGEADIRISFASRNHGDPYAFDGEGGVLAHAFAPGPNIGGDAHFDEDERWTLSRFGINLFIVAAHEFGHSLGLGHSKDRSALMFPTYNPDSYQSIDTYRLSRDDVRGIQVLYGARQNPRPTQPQPKPPHPTKTPDKCNPQLSFDAVTSLRGELWFFKNGIVWRKHYQRQDVTAVPIRYIFPNIRSVDAAVEFKNRDVVALFKGSKYWLIQGFRILKGYPRSIRSFQFPRSVTHIDAALYVKETRKVLFFVGNKYWSYNTWKNQMDRDHPRRIVDDFPGIGNKVESAFQSKGYFYFSNGARQYEYDYRNKRTVRVLRPNDWLNCK